The Kordia sp. SMS9 DNA window GTTCCAGAGGCTTTTTTAAAGTTTGAAATGGTCGAATTTAATTCTGTAATGCTGTTTTTGATTTTTTGTCGCGATTCAACATCTAAAATTGTATTCACTGCTGTCAATAACGAATCTGCGCTGACAATCATGCGTTCTACTTTTGCTTGAATTGGCACGAGTTGATTTTTAATATCATCCATCATGCCTGGACGAACTTCCGCGCGGAGTGTATCTCCGGAAACTGCTATTGCCGAATTGTCTTGTTTGAGTAAAATTGACAACGATTTTCCGCCAATAAAACCATTTTCTTGGAGTTGCACCGTACTGTTTTTGGAGAACTTAAAATCATGATTGATGGCTAAGGTAACTATTGATTTTCCCGTAGGTTGCAATTGAATGTCTTCAACTTTTCCAACTTGATAACCATTAATCATTACTTTCGTAGAAGGAACCAAACCACCAACATCGTTGTATTCTGCATAAAACACTCTCGCATCTGAAAAAACAGATTTTGACATTAAGTAACTAATTCCAACGTATAACAGGGCTAATGCAGTAATGGCCAGTAAGCCTGTTTTAATTTCTTTAGATATTTTCAATTTCTGGGTATTTGTGAACTTCACAAAATTAGCTATTTTTTTACTAAGAATACGTCTAATTTATTATTGATTCAATACTTGACTTAAAGGAACCTTTTTTCCTTTTTTGAAAGCTACAATATAACAATCCGTGTAACCTTTGTTTTGGGCAACAGTTTTGAGTCGCTTTATTTCCTCATAATCAGAAGTTTTCCCGTAGAAATACCGAAAGATTCCTCCTGATTTTTCTCTGGAAATTTGATCGAGTCCTTTAAAGTTATAGGATTTTGTAGCGATTTTTTTAGAGCTTGCCGATAACTGTACTTTAAATGTTATGCCTTTGAATACGCGCGAAGGTAAGGTTTCTTTACTAACAGTAGCTTCTACAATCACTTCCTCGTCATCTTCATACGCAGTTTCAGAATGCAATTCTATGTATTTTTTGACTGCATTGTATAAAGATGTCGTCATGATTTTTTTTCCTCGTTTAGAGTTTAAATAATCTTCCTCTTTTTTATGCGTTAAGAAACCGAGTTCTACCAATACGCTTGGCATGTAGGTTTTTGATAATACCCAAAAACCTGCTTGCTTTACACCTCTGTCTTTTCGCTTTGCGGTGACTTTGAATTCTTTTTGAATGTAAGAAGCTATTTCGATGCTTTGATCTAAGTATTCTTCTTGAAGAATGATCAAGCTGATTAAGGATTCTGGCGAATTTGGATCAAAACCTTTATATACTTCTTCATAGTTGTCTTCCATAAAGATCACCGAGTTTTCACGTTTGGCAACTTCTAAGTTAGCTTTGTTTTTACTTAAACCCAATACAAATGTTTCTGAACCGTACGCTGTTCCTTTTCCTTTAGGTTGCGCATTGCAGTGAATTGAAATAAACAAATCGGCTTTTTTCTTGTTGGTCATTACTGCACGTTGACTCAAAGTTGGGTATGTATCTGCTGTACGTGTATACAATACTTTTACATTGGGAAGTTTGGCTAACATTTTACCCAAAGCCAAGGAAACATCGAGTGCAATATCTTTCTCCGTGGTTTTGTAACGTTTGGTTCCTGGCGTTCCTGTATCGCGTCCGCCATGACCAGGATCGATCATTACTACAAACTGTTTTCGCTTTTTTGGCTTGTTTTCGTCTGTCATTTCATTTGCCACAACCATTGTTGTTGAAACCAAAAAAAGAATTAAAATTGAAAAATATTTATACATAAAGTTAATTTCTATTCGTTTATTAGATAATAATGCGATTTGTGCGTTCCTTATTGTGTTAATTATGATTAAAATATCATAAATGTATGATAAAAATACACGACTAGGTTTGGCACTTCAAATATTGAGCCATACTTTTACGCCTTTCGTATGATAAACGAAAATATAAAAGTTAGTTGATTATTCATAAAAGAAACCTTTCTTTTGTGTATTATAAAGATTTAGGACTTACACCATTGCAAACAAAGAGATTTTACATAGGAATACAACTGATCCTACTTTTCATGAGTTTCGTTGCTTTTTCACAAGAACTTCCAGAGAGAAAGAAACTTCCCTTCAAATCTGAAAAGGGAAAGGAAAAAGAAATGGATACTGTGAAGGTAAACGTTGATGACGCTATTAAGCTTGGAACGCGCAAGGTGAATGATTCGGTGAAAAACGATTCTATTCAAAAAGATTCGCTTCCCAAGAAACAACCACTGCTTTTAGATCAAATAAAATACAAAGCGAAAGATTATGTAAAGATTAGCCAACGCAAAAAAGAAATTCTTTTGTATGATGAAGCTGAAATTTACTATCAAGATACGGAACTAAAGTCTGGAATCATCATTTTAAATTATGAAAAAAATGAAGTCTATGCTGGGCGTTTAAAAGATTCGGCAGGTGTATATTCGCAAGCGCCGTATTTTAAACAAGCCAATAGTGTGGTAGAACCCGATTCGATTCGCTTTAATTTTGATACGGAAAAAGCACTGATTTGGAATTCACGAACGGAACAAAATAACACACAGATTCTTGGAGAATTGACCAAAAAGGAAAACGATTCGGTCATTTTTATTAAGAACGCTAAGTTTACGACTTCAAAAAATATTGACAATCCTGAATATTATTTTTTAGCGCGAAAGATCAAATTAGTGCCGAACAAAAAGATTGTTTCTGGAGTAACCAATATGTATATCGCCGATGTACCAACGCCGATTGGTTTTCCGTTTGCCTATTTTCCGCTGACGGACGACAGAGCTTCTGGATTTATATTCCCAACGTTTGGAGAAAATAGCAGTCGTGGGTACTTCTTTCAAAATGGAGGTTATTATTTTGCCATTAATGATTATGTAGATTTGGCGCTCTTGGGCGATTATTACACGAATGGAAGTTATGCCTTTCGAATTGAATCAAATTATGCCTTGCGCTATCGCTTTCGCGGAAATTTAAGCATGCGATTTGAAGCCGTGATAAACAGTCAACGTGGTTTTCCCGACTACAGCAAATCAAATATTTACAACATTCGCTGGTCGCACAATCAAGATCAGAAAGCCAATCCAAATTCGCGATTTTCTGCTTCGGTAAACTTAGGAAGTAGCCAGTTTTTTCAAGCATCGATCAACCAATTGAATACGCCAAATTTCCTGAATAATACCTTGAATTCGTCCGTTTCGTATTCAAAAACATTTCCTTCGTATCCATCGGTCAATGTTTCGTTAACAGCGACACACAATCAAAATACGCAAACGGAAAGCGTCAATCTTACACTACCAACCTTACAGGCTAGTGTAGAGCGTATTTTTCCATTCGCACCAAAAGACAAACCGAAAAGAGGCGCGTTACAAAATATCAACTTTCAGTATAATTTACGAGGTGAAAACAGAATTAGCACTACTGATTCTCTGTTTTTTACCAAAGAAATGTTTAACGATGCCAAAGTGGGCATGCGACATACCATTCCGATCAGTACCAACTTTAAAGTATTCGATTATATTAGTGTGAGTTTGGGTGGAAATTATGATGAAGTTTGGACGTTACAAACGACAAATCGTACAAATGCCTTTGAAGATGAAGATACAGGAGAAATATTTGAGTCTGTAAAAGATACCATTAGCGGATTTGATTCCTACAGAACTTATAACTTTAGTGCCAGTGTGGGAACTACCTTATACGGTACCTTTAATCGTGGGGAAGATAAGAAAATTCAAGCCATTCGACATACGTTGCGACCTTCTATCAGTTATAGTTACAATCCCGCTTTTGATCAGTATTATGACGAATATATTATTGATGCTGAACAAGGAACCAGACAACAATACACACGTTTTGAAGACGGACTTTTTGGGGTGCCGAGTCAAAATTTTGCAAGTTCCATTGGGTTGAACCTTGCCAATACGGTAGAAGCTAAAATTCGTCCCAAAGATTCTACACAAACAGAACCTAAAAAGGTGATGTTGCTAAATAGTTTGAACTTTTCAACCAATTATAATATTGCCGCCGATTCCTTAGCGTGGTCGCCTGTGCGAGTTTCGGGTAGTACCGTTTTGTTAAACAATAAGTTGAGCGTAAACTTTGGAGCTAATTTAGATCCGTATGCCATTGACAATCAAGGAACGCGTATTAACAAATTTAATATTAATAATGGTGGAAGTTTATTCCGATTGACGAGTGCCAACATGAACTTGAATTATTCTTTTTCGAGTAAAAACTTTGAAGGTGGCGGTTCTGGAGTTGACAATACGCGAAGTGGTGGACGAGACGATGACTTGTTTGGTCAGGCACAGGATTTTAGTGATCGGCAAACCTTTAATGATGATAGTGATGACGATGAAGAAAAGGAAGATGTAGAAGCGTATCGAGCCAAAATTCCGTGGGATTTACGAGTCGCCTATACGGTTACCTATCTCAACAGCAATCGACAAAACGAAATTTCTAACAATTCCATCATGTTTTCTGGAAACGTAGAGCTTACGCCACAATGGAAAGTGGGAGTTTCGTCTGGTTACGACTTTAAAAACCAAGGATTTACCTTTACACAAATGCGTTTTGAACGTGATTTGAAAAGTTGGCGAATCAATTTTAATTGGGTTCCGTTTAGTGCGCGTGCTTCTTGGTATTTCTTTATTGGAATTAAAGCATCTATTTTACGTGATGTAAAGTGGGAACAGCGTAGTGAGCCAGATAGAAGGTTGTAATGTAGCAGGTGTTACACTACTTAGACTTGCTTAGACTTACTTAGACGCGCTATGTGCATTTAGAATATAGAGGTCGTTTGCTTTTAATCGAATACACAAAAAGACAAATCCACAAAATAACAACTAGCAAAAAAACAACAACCATGGCAAAACAAATCATTTCTACACCAAATGCGCCGGCTCCTATTGGACCGTACAACCAGGCAATACTCATTAATGGAACTTTATACACATCAGGACAAATTGCTATTGATCCAAAAACGAAAGAACTCGTCATGGATTCTATTGAAGCAGAAACGACCCAAGTGATGGAAAATATGAAAGCAGTATTAGCTGCGGCGAATATGACTTTTGAAAATGTTGTAAAAACGTCTATTTTCATTAAGAACATGAACGATTTTAAGAAAATTAATCCTATATACGGTCAGTATTTTGATGAAGCCACAGCGCCAGCACGCGAAACGGTAGAAGTTGGAAACTTACCAATGTATGTAAACGTGGAGATTTCTATGATTGCGGTGGAAGGTGTATAACTACTAGTGAGCACTTCGTTAATTAATGCCTGTATTTAAGATACAAACAAAAACTTTATATCAAAAAATGAAAACAGTGTTTTTGATGTCATTCATACAATGGTTTCATCATTCCACAAAAAAACTACAAAGTTCTCGAGCGATTTTTCCTAATTTTAAAATCAAATCAAAAACTTAAATCATGAAAAAAATACACGTACATCTGTTAAAACTAAACAAAGTAGCGATTTCTAACGTTCAAGCTCGCCAAATTCAAGGTGGACTTCCTGTTCAAAACAATTACACGCGTGCCAATTGTGAACGCTCTAGCCCTGCTTCCATTTGTCATTGTCGTTAATATTGACAGTTCTATTAAACAAAAAATCCCAAGTTGCTTGGGATTTTTTGTTTGTGTACCTCAGTCTTCTATAAATGAACCGAAGTCTGTATAAAACTATTCAGCCCTAGAATCTCCAGTAGCGGAAGCAGTTACTTCTCCTCCTAAAATAAACTGAGGATTTTCAATTTCAAATTTTTTAGTTAATCCTACTTAAAGATAACCGAAAAATGAAATGAAAACAACATGCATTGGTCTAAATTATGTAATTGACAGCTTTAAAGTGCCAAAAAACGAATTGCTCTCAAAAATTATAAAGCCTAGTAGTTTCTAGAATATTCAATTAATATTCAAAAAAAAATCTTTATCCCTAAGATAAAAGTTGAACCAATTTTTTAAAATATTTTCATATAATAACATTAAAAAAAACTTACATTTATAGGGGATTTTAATTAAAAACACTTTTTAATAATATTACCTTATGGAGACCTTAAACTATATTATTCTTGGGGTGTGTACAATAATCGCAGGAATATTAACTGCATATTTTACTTACTATTATAAACGTAAAAATGAAAAACGCAGACTCAAAAACATTACAACACTACATAATTTTGAAATAATTAATGATTCTACAGATGTTTTAAATACGAGACTATTGCCTATTATTGAAAGATTATCTTTGGAAGGAGAAACAATAGAAATTAACAATATAGGACTCGATTTAGAAACGGTAATTCCATGGATTAATCAAAAAATAATTGCTTCCAAAAAAAATTTAATCGTTGAAATTAAATTAAAAACATTAATAATTGATGACAACAGTGAATTTATTAAGTCCATTATTAATGGTAAAAGTAATATTCAATCGTCAGTATTACATGCATCAATGGATATAGCTCAAAAAATCATACAAGAAAATTATCATAATTTCACCCTCGAAATTAAAAAGTATTCTTCTCCTCCATTGATTCATGGATTTATTATAAATAATGAACATTTATTTTTAGGTTTTACAGAAATTGTCAACAAAAAATTACACGGTGGCGTCTTTCCGTATCTTTATTTAAAAAAAGATAATAGCTCTGATTTGAATAAGCACTATTTTAACTTTTTCAAAAGTTGGTTCGATTATTATTGGATGAACGCTGAATCAATGAACAATAACAAAAAATTATAAACGTATGGAGATTATTGGGCATCGAGGTGCAGCAGGTGTTGAATTAGAGAATACAATAGAAAGTATAAAGGCAGCCATTGAAATTGGAGTCAAGTATATTGAAATTGATGTAAGAGAAACTTTCGACAATCAATTAGTCGTATTTCATGATCCTTACCTCGAAAGAGTTTCGCATGAAAAAGGGTTTATTAAGGAAGTGACTTATGAAAAATTACAAAAAATTAGGTTACATAATGGAAGTTCTATTCCACTTTTAGCAGAAATTCTTCCTTTAATAAAAAACAAGAATATCAAACTAATTGTGGAAGCCAAAACAGATACGTCAGTCCTATTAGCAAAAGCTTTATTACTAAAAAAATTAGACTATACTCAATTTATAATTGGCTCCTTTTTTCATGAAAATATTAGAAAAATAAAAGAGGAAAATCCACGTATTCAAACTGCCATCATGTTAGAAGGAGTTCCTGTTTTATTTAGTGATTATTTGCAAAAAGTGAATCCTGACTTTGTAGTTACCAGTATTGAAACGTTGAATGATAGTCTTGAAAAAGTCACAAAAAACCAAAAAAGAAAATTAATTTTTTACACCGTAAATACGGAAGTTGAAATGCAGATTGCTGCCAAAATGAAGCCATTTGGTATAATAACCAATTATCCAAACCTTTTTATTCAAAAAGAAAACTAGAAATATCTTCAAAAAACAAACAGAATAATGTAAACAATTTTTCGTAGTTTTAAGCAAAACTACAACCCTTGAAAAAAGCTGCCAAAATCATCGGAATTGTGTTACTGATTATCCTCATTGCGGGATATATATTTTACAGAACCTTACTCCCAACCTACGACGGAAGTTTCGATATTGAACACATCCAAGAAGAAGTCACCATTCATTACGATACGTATGGAATTCCACATATTTATGCACAAAACGAAGAAGACGCGTTTACCGCATTAGGTTTTGTACACGCACAAGATCGGTTGTGGCAAATGGAAGTCATTCGCAGAATTGCGCCTGCACGATTGTCCGAAGTATTTGGTGATGTCATGGTGGATACCGATCGTTTTTTTGCTGCCATTGGTATTGATGAAGCTTCGGAGAGAACCATGCAAACGATTGATAAAAACTCAAAAAGTTACCAATTAGCTCAAGCGTATATTGACGGAATTAATGAATTTGTAGAACACGGTGCAACTCCGGTTGAATTTTACCTTACGGGAATTGACAAAGCGGAATTTACCATCAAAGACATTCATAACATCTTTGGCTACATGGCATTCAGCTTTGCGATGGCACACAAAACAGATCCGCTTCTCACAAGTATTCAACAAAAATTAGGCGATGCATATCTAAAAGATTTAGGCATGGAAATCAATCCCAATACAACACTTCTGCACAATTTCCCAAAGAAAGATACTGCCAAGGTTAAAAACACCTTAGTAACTGCCGTTGATAAAGCATTGAAACCCTTGCCAATTCCACAATTCATTGGAAGCAATAGTTGGATATTGGCACCACAAAAAACCGCGACAGGAAAAGTACTTTTTGCCAACGATCCGCATATCGGATTTGCACAACCTTCCGTTTGGTATGAAGCGCATGTGCATACACCAACCTACGAAGCGTATGGTTACCACTTGGCAGGAACGCCATTTCCATTATTGGCACACAATCGCAAAATTGCGTATGGAATGACCATGTTTCAAAATGATGATGTTGATTTTTATTGGGAAGAGAACAATCCCGCGAACGCGAAACAATATAAAACGCCTACAGGTTACGTAGACTATGAAACTGTTACCAAAACGATCAAAGTAAACGATGGTGATGATGTGACACTTACAGTGAAAAGAAGCAAACACGGACCAATTTTAAACGGAATCGCCAACGGAATTGACTTTGAACAACCTGTTGCCATGTCGTGGATTTATACACAACAAAAAAATGAATTGTTGGAAGCCTGTTATTTAATGTCGCACGCAAACAATCAGACAGAATTTGAAAAAAGTATTCCTAAAATTCATGCGCCAGGATTGAATATTATGTATGGCGATGCAGAAGATCATATTGGTTGGTATGCCGCAGGACAATTAATTGAACGACCTGCTCATGTAAATCCAAAATTAATTTTAGATGGTGCTTCTGGAAAAGATGAACCAATTCGCTTGATGGATAGTTCCGAAAATCCGCGCGCGACCAATCCTCCGTGGAATTATGTGTATTCTGCCAACAATCAGCCCGATAGCATCAACGGAAGTTTGTATCCAGGTTATTATTTACCCGAAAACAGAGCCAAACGCATTGTGGAAATGGTGGAAGCCAACGATCAATTCACAAAAAAAGATATGATGAACATGTTGCTCGATGTCACGTCAAACGTACATGCAGCAGCCATTCAAGAAGTATTGAACGTACTTTCGGATGCTGATTTTTCTGCGAAAGAAAAAGAAGTCATCACAGCACTTCAACACTGGAATGGTGACAATCAATTAACGGATATTGCGCCAACAATATATCATAGGTTCATCTATCAATACCTAAAAAATACTTTTATTGACGAGTTGGGCAAAGAAACCTTAGACCAGCTTTTGAAAGCACATATTTCCAAACGTTTTATAGCGCCACTGCTCTACCAAGAATCTATTTGGTATGATGATGTTGCTACAGAAACGAAAGAAACTCGCAGAGATATTCTAATAAAATCATTTAAAGAAACGGTGGTTTTGTTGGAAACACAATTTGGTTCAGATATCAACAGTTGGACTTGGAATACAGTGCATACCGTAGAACATCCGCATCCTATTGGACAAGTAGACATGTTGCGCCCATATTTTAATGTAGGTCCGTATGAAATTGGAGGAACTAGTGAAGTGATCAATAATTTAGGCTTTCATTATGATGAATCTGGGGAATACAAAGTCTATTTTGGACCTTCCACGCGCCGTGTGGTTGATTTTTCCGATATTGAAAACAGCATGAGTATTTTACCAACAGGGCAATCTGGAAATCCGTTTAGCGATCATTACGACGATCAAGCGGAAATGTATGTACAAGGAAAATTCCGAAAGATGCTGATGAACACAGAAGAAATTAAAAAAACAGCTAAAAACACGTTGATACTTAAATAAATAATGTGAGTTCTATATAAAAAAATCAGTTTGATACTTTTCTTTTCCGCAGTGTAGCAGGTATTTTCCGTTAAAATTTTAAAGCCTTGGAAATCTAAGATTCATGAACTCCTTTATTTAAAAATATAAATGACATGAACTAACAGTGCACTTTCTTTTGTTGAAGCCTGTGCTGAACTCGATTCAGTATTCTTTGGGAAAGGAAAGACATCGAAGATTCACGAATTCCTATTTAATAAAATAGAAACCACATGAGCTAAAACGAAAATAGAAAATTTAATTTTAGTACTTTACATTAATCATAATTGAAACAACTAGAATTTATTTTGAATAAAACTTACGTAAAACGACACTAAATAGTCTAAAACTTTATGAAATACAATTGCTCAAAAATTGTTCAGTCACAAAAAGACTTTTTTAAAACGCGACAAACACAAGATGTAAACTATCGAAAAAAAACGTTGAAAAAACTTTTGAAGGAAGTCAAAAAACGTGAACGTGATATTTGCGATGCTTTGTATGCCGATTTTAAGAAACCTGTCTTTGAAGCTGTCATTACTGAAACGAGCATTGTGATTTCTGAATTGAAATTAGCGATTAAAAAGCTACAATCTTGGTCAAAACCAAAGCGTGTCCTTCCGGCATTGCTCAATTTTCCTTCCAAAGATCGTATTCATTCAGAACCGTACGGAACTACTTTGATTATTTCTCCGTGGAATTATCCGTATCAATTGGCGTTAGCTCCTTTAATTGGTGCTGTCGCGGCGGGAAATACCGTGGTGTTAAAACCTTCCGAACTCACACCGCATACGGCACAAATTTTAGAAGAAATAATCTCAGAAGTTTTTGATGAAAATCATGTAAAAGTTTTACAAGGCGGCGTTTCTGTTGCAGAAGCACTGTTAGCCGAACGTTGGGATTATATTTTCTTTACAGGAAGCGTCCATGTTGGAAAAATTGTAGCCAAAGCTGCGGCACCACATTTGACACCTGTAACGCTAGAGTTAGGTGGAAAAAATCCGTGTATTGTAGATATTCACACCAATTTTCATCTGACTGCAAAGCGCATTGTGTGGGGAAAGTTTTTGAATGGAGGACAAACGTGTATTGCTCCTGATTATCTAATTGTACAAGCGCAAGCAAAGTTTGATTTTATAAAAATCTTAATCAAAGAAATTGAAGCGGCGTATGGGAAAAACCCGCAAGAATCACCCGATTATCCACGAATCGTTAATGAAAAGAATTTTCAGCGTTTAGCAAATTTGTTAAAAGAACAAAAGATATTACACGGCGGAACGGTTGATGCAGATGATTTATACATTGCACCTACGTTATTGGACGAACCTGATTTTGACAGCGACGTGATGCGAGATGAAATTTTCGGTCCTATTCTTCCGATTCAAGTATATAGTTCATTGGAAGATATTAGTACTATCATTGCTAGATATGAAAAACCGTTGTCGTTGTATGTGTTTTCAAAAGATAAAAAATTTGCCAATCGTATGATTGAGCGTCATTCATTTGGCGGCGGCGCTATCAATGATACCGTGACACATTTTGTAAACCACAGAATGCCTTTTGGCGGCGTTGGACATAGCGGAATGGGCGCGTATCACGGAAAAGGTAGTTTTGATACGTTCTCACATAAAAAATCAATTACCCATAAAAAAACGTGGCTAGACATTCCAATGCGATATGCGCCTTACAGAGGAAAATTGAAGCTTCTAAAAACTTTTCTGAAATATTTTTAATACATTTTCTGATACTTTTAGTGTAAAATTATGATTATAGCGAGGTCATTTTTATATATTGTAATTATATTTTAAGTTAAAATTTCATTCCACTACTTCATGCGGCAATTACACCTGTTTTTATGTTTTTTTCTTATATCGTACAGCACCGTGTTTGCGCAAGAAGCAAGTTTTCGTATTCCTGATAGTTTGACTGATAAAACAAACGCTGAATTGGTTTCTTCCATCAGAAAACATCGCTATTCCAAACCTCAAATTGCCAAAATATATACAGAAGTTTATCATAAGAAAGCAACTTCCGAAAAAAATCAA harbors:
- a CDS encoding MlaD family protein, with amino-acid sequence MKISKEIKTGLLAITALALLYVGISYLMSKSVFSDARVFYAEYNDVGGLVPSTKVMINGYQVGKVEDIQLQPTGKSIVTLAINHDFKFSKNSTVQLQENGFIGGKSLSILLKQDNSAIAVSGDTLRAEVRPGMMDDIKNQLVPIQAKVERMIVSADSLLTAVNTILDVESRQKIKNSITELNSTISNFKKASGTFNSILENNKQKLDSAMTNVNTITANFSKVSDSLANIEFNKTVKQLQSTIQGFDNIIAGIENGEGSVGKLLKEDDLYDNLTGMTLQMEQLLEDMKLNPKRYVHFSLFGKKAKKYTPPKEENEEKKD
- a CDS encoding N-acetylmuramoyl-L-alanine amidase; protein product: MVVANEMTDENKPKKRKQFVVMIDPGHGGRDTGTPGTKRYKTTEKDIALDVSLALGKMLAKLPNVKVLYTRTADTYPTLSQRAVMTNKKKADLFISIHCNAQPKGKGTAYGSETFVLGLSKNKANLEVAKRENSVIFMEDNYEEVYKGFDPNSPESLISLIILQEEYLDQSIEIASYIQKEFKVTAKRKDRGVKQAGFWVLSKTYMPSVLVELGFLTHKKEEDYLNSKRGKKIMTTSLYNAVKKYIELHSETAYEDDEEVIVEATVSKETLPSRVFKGITFKVQLSASSKKIATKSYNFKGLDQISREKSGGIFRYFYGKTSDYEEIKRLKTVAQNKGYTDCYIVAFKKGKKVPLSQVLNQ
- a CDS encoding putative LPS assembly protein LptD; translated protein: MSFVAFSQELPERKKLPFKSEKGKEKEMDTVKVNVDDAIKLGTRKVNDSVKNDSIQKDSLPKKQPLLLDQIKYKAKDYVKISQRKKEILLYDEAEIYYQDTELKSGIIILNYEKNEVYAGRLKDSAGVYSQAPYFKQANSVVEPDSIRFNFDTEKALIWNSRTEQNNTQILGELTKKENDSVIFIKNAKFTTSKNIDNPEYYFLARKIKLVPNKKIVSGVTNMYIADVPTPIGFPFAYFPLTDDRASGFIFPTFGENSSRGYFFQNGGYYFAINDYVDLALLGDYYTNGSYAFRIESNYALRYRFRGNLSMRFEAVINSQRGFPDYSKSNIYNIRWSHNQDQKANPNSRFSASVNLGSSQFFQASINQLNTPNFLNNTLNSSVSYSKTFPSYPSVNVSLTATHNQNTQTESVNLTLPTLQASVERIFPFAPKDKPKRGALQNINFQYNLRGENRISTTDSLFFTKEMFNDAKVGMRHTIPISTNFKVFDYISVSLGGNYDEVWTLQTTNRTNAFEDEDTGEIFESVKDTISGFDSYRTYNFSASVGTTLYGTFNRGEDKKIQAIRHTLRPSISYSYNPAFDQYYDEYIIDAEQGTRQQYTRFEDGLFGVPSQNFASSIGLNLANTVEAKIRPKDSTQTEPKKVMLLNSLNFSTNYNIAADSLAWSPVRVSGSTVLLNNKLSVNFGANLDPYAIDNQGTRINKFNINNGGSLFRLTSANMNLNYSFSSKNFEGGGSGVDNTRSGGRDDDLFGQAQDFSDRQTFNDDSDDDEEKEDVEAYRAKIPWDLRVAYTVTYLNSNRQNEISNNSIMFSGNVELTPQWKVGVSSGYDFKNQGFTFTQMRFERDLKSWRINFNWVPFSARASWYFFIGIKASILRDVKWEQRSEPDRRL
- a CDS encoding Rid family detoxifying hydrolase is translated as MAKQIISTPNAPAPIGPYNQAILINGTLYTSGQIAIDPKTKELVMDSIEAETTQVMENMKAVLAAANMTFENVVKTSIFIKNMNDFKKINPIYGQYFDEATAPARETVEVGNLPMYVNVEISMIAVEGV
- a CDS encoding glycerophosphodiester phosphodiesterase family protein, which encodes MEIIGHRGAAGVELENTIESIKAAIEIGVKYIEIDVRETFDNQLVVFHDPYLERVSHEKGFIKEVTYEKLQKIRLHNGSSIPLLAEILPLIKNKNIKLIVEAKTDTSVLLAKALLLKKLDYTQFIIGSFFHENIRKIKEENPRIQTAIMLEGVPVLFSDYLQKVNPDFVVTSIETLNDSLEKVTKNQKRKLIFYTVNTEVEMQIAAKMKPFGIITNYPNLFIQKEN
- a CDS encoding penicillin acylase family protein, with the protein product MKKAAKIIGIVLLIILIAGYIFYRTLLPTYDGSFDIEHIQEEVTIHYDTYGIPHIYAQNEEDAFTALGFVHAQDRLWQMEVIRRIAPARLSEVFGDVMVDTDRFFAAIGIDEASERTMQTIDKNSKSYQLAQAYIDGINEFVEHGATPVEFYLTGIDKAEFTIKDIHNIFGYMAFSFAMAHKTDPLLTSIQQKLGDAYLKDLGMEINPNTTLLHNFPKKDTAKVKNTLVTAVDKALKPLPIPQFIGSNSWILAPQKTATGKVLFANDPHIGFAQPSVWYEAHVHTPTYEAYGYHLAGTPFPLLAHNRKIAYGMTMFQNDDVDFYWEENNPANAKQYKTPTGYVDYETVTKTIKVNDGDDVTLTVKRSKHGPILNGIANGIDFEQPVAMSWIYTQQKNELLEACYLMSHANNQTEFEKSIPKIHAPGLNIMYGDAEDHIGWYAAGQLIERPAHVNPKLILDGASGKDEPIRLMDSSENPRATNPPWNYVYSANNQPDSINGSLYPGYYLPENRAKRIVEMVEANDQFTKKDMMNMLLDVTSNVHAAAIQEVLNVLSDADFSAKEKEVITALQHWNGDNQLTDIAPTIYHRFIYQYLKNTFIDELGKETLDQLLKAHISKRFIAPLLYQESIWYDDVATETKETRRDILIKSFKETVVLLETQFGSDINSWTWNTVHTVEHPHPIGQVDMLRPYFNVGPYEIGGTSEVINNLGFHYDESGEYKVYFGPSTRRVVDFSDIENSMSILPTGQSGNPFSDHYDDQAEMYVQGKFRKMLMNTEEIKKTAKNTLILK
- a CDS encoding aldehyde dehydrogenase produces the protein MKYNCSKIVQSQKDFFKTRQTQDVNYRKKTLKKLLKEVKKRERDICDALYADFKKPVFEAVITETSIVISELKLAIKKLQSWSKPKRVLPALLNFPSKDRIHSEPYGTTLIISPWNYPYQLALAPLIGAVAAGNTVVLKPSELTPHTAQILEEIISEVFDENHVKVLQGGVSVAEALLAERWDYIFFTGSVHVGKIVAKAAAPHLTPVTLELGGKNPCIVDIHTNFHLTAKRIVWGKFLNGGQTCIAPDYLIVQAQAKFDFIKILIKEIEAAYGKNPQESPDYPRIVNEKNFQRLANLLKEQKILHGGTVDADDLYIAPTLLDEPDFDSDVMRDEIFGPILPIQVYSSLEDISTIIARYEKPLSLYVFSKDKKFANRMIERHSFGGGAINDTVTHFVNHRMPFGGVGHSGMGAYHGKGSFDTFSHKKSITHKKTWLDIPMRYAPYRGKLKLLKTFLKYF